The Patescibacteria group bacterium DNA segment TTCATACCAACTAATCCAATAGTTGAAAAATGATTTCCCCAATAAGCTCCACGCATTTTATTCATGCCTTCCAGATAAAACTTCGCATATGGATACAACCCTTTTTCAGTAAATATTTCGACTGTCTTTCTTTTTATTTCCAATGATTCCTTTGCCAAATTCATTAATTGTTTCAAACGATTGAAAAATTCTTCTTTTGTTTTCGACAAATAGCCAATGCGCGGCATATTAATCGTCACTACGCCGATACTTCCAGTTAGCGGTGCAGCACCAAACAGTCCTCCCCCCCTTTTATATAATTCCCGATTATCCAGACGCAAACGACAGCACATTGAACGAGTATCTTCAGGATTCATTTCGCTATTAATAAAGTTGGCAAAATACGGAATGCCATATTTGGCAGTCATTTCCCAGACCGAATCAAAAACAGGATTATCCCATTGAAAATTTTTGGTTATGTTATAAGTCGGGATGGGAAATGTAAACACCCTGCCAGAAGCATCTCCTTCATTCATAACTTCAGCAAATGCCCTGTTAATCATATCCATTTCATCCTGAAATTCGCTATAAGTTTCTTCCTGTGGTTTGCCGCCGATTATTATTGGATTATTTTTAAGGTTTTCCGGCACTACTAAATCCATTGTAATATTGGTAAAGGGTGTCTGAAATCCTACGCGCGTCGGAACATTACAGCTATATATGAATTCCTGCATCGCCTGTTTAACTTGTTTGTAATCTAAATTATCATACCTGATAAAAGGAGCGAGTAGAGTATCAAAATTAGAAAATGCCTCAGCGCCCGCTGTCTCGCCCTGCAAAGTGTAAAAAAAATTAACCACCTGTCCCATGGCAGTTCTTAAATGTTTGGCCGGCGTTGTTTCCACTTTTCCCGCAACTCCGCGGAATCCCTTCATCAATAAATCAATTAAATCCCATCCGCAGCAATAAGTTGCCAAAACTCCTAAATCATGAATATGGAAGTCGCCAGAATCAACTGCTTCCCGGATTTCTTCAGGATAAATTTTATTTATCCAGTATCTTTTTGTAACCGCATTAGAAATATGATTATTTAATCCCTGCAAGGAATAAGCCATATTGCTGTTCTCTTTGACTTCCCAATTTAAATCTTCCAGATAACCATTAACCATATCCATTGCTTCACCAATGGCAATTTGCGCATCTCTGATTCTTCTTCTTTGTTCGCGATATAAAATATAGGAGCGGGCAGTCTCCGAAAAATCATCCAAGATCAAAACTTCTTCTACTATGTTCTGGATTTCCTCAACTGTCGGAACGTATTCCTTTTTAAATCTCTTGTTTAAAAAAGCCACCACTTTATTAGAAAGCCGCTTGGCAATGCCGCGGCCTCCTTCATTAGTGGCGGTTAATGCTTTAAAAATCGCTTCAGTAATTTTATCCTGTTCAAAATCAAATATTTTTCCGTCTCTCTTTTTTATTTGTGTGAATTTATTCTTCATAAAAATCTTGGCCAATACTTAATTTTAGAAGATAAAAAAAAATAGGTCAACTGACCTAATTAAACTATCAACAAAAGTAGGCTTGCCCGCCGAAATTCGCAAATCCAATTACTTTTTCTTGCGAATGAAGGTGGGGATATCCCATTCGTCGTCATCATCTCCGCCTAACGGACTTTTATAAGTTGTTATGCTTTCGTCTTTCTTTTCCTCTTTTTTGGTTTTCTTCTTTTCCACCTCCGTTGTCAACGAGGAAATTATTTCCGGTTCTAAAACTAATTGGTTGGAATTATATTTGCCGTTGCCCACATTGCTGAATCCGGTCGCGATAACAGTGATTTTTATTTCTCCTTTCTTCATTTTTTCATCAAGCACTGCGCCGAAAATTACTTTGGCATCGCGGTCCACTGATTCAGTAATAGTTTTTGCCGCTTCGCTGATTTCAATCATTCCTAAATCGGAATTACCGGTAATATTGAATAAAACT contains these protein-coding regions:
- a CDS encoding ribonucleoside triphosphate reductase; protein product: MKNKFTQIKKRDGKIFDFEQDKITEAIFKALTATNEGGRGIAKRLSNKVVAFLNKRFKKEYVPTVEEIQNIVEEVLILDDFSETARSYILYREQRRRIRDAQIAIGEAMDMVNGYLEDLNWEVKENSNMAYSLQGLNNHISNAVTKRYWINKIYPEEIREAVDSGDFHIHDLGVLATYCCGWDLIDLLMKGFRGVAGKVETTPAKHLRTAMGQVVNFFYTLQGETAGAEAFSNFDTLLAPFIRYDNLDYKQVKQAMQEFIYSCNVPTRVGFQTPFTNITMDLVVPENLKNNPIIIGGKPQEETYSEFQDEMDMINRAFAEVMNEGDASGRVFTFPIPTYNITKNFQWDNPVFDSVWEMTAKYGIPYFANFINSEMNPEDTRSMCCRLRLDNRELYKRGGGLFGAAPLTGSIGVVTINMPRIGYLSKTKEEFFNRLKQLMNLAKESLEIKRKTVEIFTEKGLYPYAKFYLEGMNKMRGAYWGNHFSTIGLVGMNEALLNFMNKDIASSEGKKFAVEVLEFMRERMRMYQESTGNMYNLEASPSEGTSYRLARMDRKKYPNIITAGNGEPYYTNSTQLPVGYTDDLFEAIKLQDDLQTKYTGGTVFHGFLGEKINDNKTVKSLIKKVFSKFHLPYFTLTPTFSICPSHGYLNGEHWTCPKCIIEQPCEVYSRIVGYLRPVQQWNKGKQEEFKHRLEFKIKA